AGGCGAGCAACCGCGAGGTCGCCGCGTGGACCCAGCCGCTGGTGGCGCCCAAGCAGGCCGGCCTGCTCGCCCTGTTGGTCAAGCGGATCGGCGGTACGCTGCACGCGCTGGTCCAGGCGCGCAGCGACGCCGGCATGCTCAACGTCGCCGAGCTGACCGCCACCGTGCACTGCCAGCCGGGCAACTACGCCGACGTGCCGGCGGAGCACCGCCCCCACTACCTGGACTACGTGCTCACCGCGCCCACCTCCCGGGTCCGGCTGGACGTGCTGCACTCCGAGGAGGGTGGCCGCTTCTACCACGCGCAGAACCGTTACCTGGTGATCGAGGTCGAGCCCGACCTGGACGAGCCCGACGACCGGTACCTGTGGGTCACGCTGCACCAGCTCACCTCGCTGCTGCCGCACAGCAACTACCTGACGGTGGAGCTGCGCAGCCTGATGGCGAGCATGCGCTGTCTCGCGCAGCGGCTGTGAACGCCGCCGCCGACGCCGGGTGACCGCCGCCGACGCCGGGTGACCGGCACCGTCGTGTCGGCGGCTCGGCCGGGCTCCGTTCGGTCGGGGGCGGCCAGTGCGGCGGGTCAGCCGGTGCGCAGCGGCACACCGGCCGGCGCGGTCGCGGACAGCTGGTGGCGCAGGTCGTCCACCAGTGCCCGGACGCCGGCCGGGTCCTTCGCCGCCCCGAAGACGTGGTAGTCGGGCCGGACCAGCAGGTACGACGCCCCGAAGCCGGCCAGGTAGGGCCGGTAGACGTCGTCCACGTCCACCACCCCGTCCCGTGGTGCGGGGCCGGGGGACAGCAGCCGGACCAGGTGGGTGTCGAGTCCGGCGAGGAAGGCCAGCCGGTCCCCGTCGAGCGCGGCCCGGGGATCCGCGGTGGCCAGCAGCACGAAGCCCCGGCCGACCACGTCGTCGAACAGGCCGGTGGTGTCGCCGTGCGTGACCCGTCCCTGCGGCACGACCGCGCCCGCCGGTGGCTCGGTCCCGTCCGCTCCGGGCCGCCGGTGCAGCAGTCCGGCGGTGAGGGGCTTCGCGGGTTCCGGTCGGCCCGCCGGGCGGCCACGACGGTTCGCCAGCACGGTGGCGTCCCGCTCGGCGGCGGCCGCCGGGTCGGTCACGCAGATCACCCGGCCCAGCTGGACCGACGCCAGGATCGCGTCCCTGACCTGCGTACGACGCTCCTCGGTGTAACTGTCCAGCAGGGACTCGGCCGCCACCCCCCGGAGGACCAGGTCGAGCTTCCAGGCCAGGTTGACCACGTCCCGGATGCCGGAGCACATGCCCTGCCCGGCGAAGGGCGGCATCAGGTGGGCCGCGTCGCCGGCCAGCAGGACGTGACCCACCCGCCACTGCTCGGCCCACCGGGCCTGGAAGATGTACGTGGTGCTCCGCAGCAGGTCGGCGTTGCCGGGGTCGACGCCGTACGGCGCCAGCAGCCGCCAGGCAGTCTCGGTCTCGTTCAGCTCGGCCGCGCTCTCACCGGGCAGCCGCATGAACTCCCAGCGCCGTCGCCCGGGGCCGCTGCCCACCTGGGTGGTGGGCCGGGCCGGATCGCAGATCTGCACGTTGGTGGGGACGAACTCGCGGGGCTCGCGGAGCTGGACGTCGCAGAGCAGCCACTCGTACGAGAAGCCCAGGTCGGTGACGGCGACG
Above is a window of Micromonospora rifamycinica DNA encoding:
- the mhpA gene encoding bifunctional 3-(3-hydroxy-phenyl)propionate/3-hydroxycinnamic acid hydroxylase MhpA → MTDADVVIVGNGPIGAALSVLLAQRGWRVTVLERRPRPYRLPRATSFDGETARLLAGTGIGPELGRITAPASGYQWRTATGETLLDIVFTTSGPYGWPDANTMHQPALEELVAARVASLPGVTVLRGHEVVGITDGDRQVQVRTTDDDGATRVLSARWVVGCDGANSFVRHHLDVAVTDLGFSYEWLLCDVQLREPREFVPTNVQICDPARPTTQVGSGPGRRRWEFMRLPGESAAELNETETAWRLLAPYGVDPGNADLLRSTTYIFQARWAEQWRVGHVLLAGDAAHLMPPFAGQGMCSGIRDVVNLAWKLDLVLRGVAAESLLDSYTEERRTQVRDAILASVQLGRVICVTDPAAAAERDATVLANRRGRPAGRPEPAKPLTAGLLHRRPGADGTEPPAGAVVPQGRVTHGDTTGLFDDVVGRGFVLLATADPRAALDGDRLAFLAGLDTHLVRLLSPGPAPRDGVVDVDDVYRPYLAGFGASYLLVRPDYHVFGAAKDPAGVRALVDDLRHQLSATAPAGVPLRTG